The genomic region TTGCAATTGGTTCCAATGACCAGCTATCGAAACTTAAGAAATTGACACAATCCGGGGAGTAAATGTATGGAAAATTATATGGAAAATCCAGGACATAAAGATCATATTGTAGTTCTCGGATCCGGAGATGTTGGCAGAAGGGTTGTTGAAACACTAACTTATGCAAACATCAAATTCGTAGTTGTTGATTCACAGGCGCATACTTTTGAGAATGCTGACTATGATTATGTTGTGGGAAATGCAACTGAGGAAGAAATCCTGATTCAAGCTGGTGTTCCACAGGCATCTACAATCATAGTTACCCTGAATGATGACACACATGTGATGTTTGCAACACTGATATCAAGAGGACTTAATCCCGATTCAACAATAATTGCCAGGGCAAATTCATATAAGTCCATAGACAAGATTTACAAGGCAGGTGCAAATTATGTTGCTGCGCTGCCTATTGTTGCCGGACAGATGCTTGCAAAAATGACTTCAAGATGTATTGATGTCTCATGTAAAAAAATGGATGAGGATATCATGCTTTATGAAGGTGTGGATATTGAAAAACACACGATTACCAATTCAGATGATCTTGCAAACAAGACAGTGGCTGATATAAGTCTCAGGCATAAAGTTGGTTGTACTATTTTAGGAATCGAAAGAGACGGAAAGATTATAACAGATATACTTCCATCAACGAAGATGCTGAAAGGTGATATCATTGCAGTAGTAGGCGGGAGAGAAGAAATATCCCGTTTCAAGGATAAATATGTGAAGAAACCGTGATTTTCAAAAGGATCGTCTGTAAATGCAAACTATATTCTTTGCCGTAATTGTCTTCTTTGCTTCCATCCTGTTCTCAATGATAGGACTTGGTGGGGCAATATTTTATGTGCCTTTCTTTTACTGGGTAACCGGGGATTTCATATTTTCAATTACCATTGCACTCCTTCTGAATATAGTAACTTCTGCATCCGCAGCAATTACCTATATTCGAAAGAAACTGGTGGATTTTAAAATTGCCATTCCGTTTATTATCGCATCAATGACAGGAGCACAAATAGGAGCCTATTTTACACAAATAGCACCTGTAGAGTTGCTCCTTGGAATGCTTACAATGCTTATGTTTATTGTAGGCGAAGAGATGATCTTTTCCAGAATACGATTCATGTATCAGGAAAAAGAAATTAAAGGACAGGAAAAATACATCTTTGTCACTATGTTCGGATTTCTTGTAGGATCTATTTCCGGAATGCTGGGAATAGGTGGAGGTACTTTCATAGTTCCTTTGCTGTTGATATTTGGATTCGGGATTAA from Methanolobus tindarius DSM 2278 harbors:
- a CDS encoding potassium channel family protein, producing MENYMENPGHKDHIVVLGSGDVGRRVVETLTYANIKFVVVDSQAHTFENADYDYVVGNATEEEILIQAGVPQASTIIVTLNDDTHVMFATLISRGLNPDSTIIARANSYKSIDKIYKAGANYVAALPIVAGQMLAKMTSRCIDVSCKKMDEDIMLYEGVDIEKHTITNSDDLANKTVADISLRHKVGCTILGIERDGKIITDILPSTKMLKGDIIAVVGGREEISRFKDKYVKKP
- a CDS encoding sulfite exporter TauE/SafE family protein, with the translated sequence MQTIFFAVIVFFASILFSMIGLGGAIFYVPFFYWVTGDFIFSITIALLLNIVTSASAAITYIRKKLVDFKIAIPFIIASMTGAQIGAYFTQIAPVELLLGMLTMLMFIVGEEMIFSRIRFMYQEKEIKGQEKYIFVTMFGFLVGSISGMLGIGGGTFIVPLLLIFGFGIKRAAASSGFIVLFTSISAFAAHVASWTPDINLIAAVSVSSFLGAQLGSYLMHNKINAETLQKIFGIVLWLMAIRMLTDFL